In Myxocyprinus asiaticus isolate MX2 ecotype Aquarium Trade chromosome 27, UBuf_Myxa_2, whole genome shotgun sequence, the DNA window ccatttgggtgatttctgttagcattatgatttaaaaaggagccaaacaaatatgtgataataaatggcttcatatgatcacgatccttaaataaaagacagtttttttgcataccaaaaagtaccaaaaataaataacaacgGCCAGGTTTAAATCCAATTTGGTTTAAATGCaatcttcatataacaaaaaggtaAAAGTTaaactctgtttgtttgaaatttgtctgaagttgaagaaacaccatgTGAATATGCGAAATTCAGACCACTTACAGTATTTCagctattttatttaaatatgcatgCGCAGTTGAAGGAATTGTGAGTTTGCCAGAGAGGAATCAGCACGAGAGATCTGGCATGTGTGTCATATTATCTAGGATGCAACAAATGGAGTATGGGACCCAGGAAAGTTTGTTTAGTGTAGACAGGTGTAAACATTGTGCACAACAGATGACCTTTAAcacagataacacacacacacctctttgTCTATGAAGTGAGACTTGTCCTTCTCTTGTTCTGGGGTCAAATAAATGACTTTCTCTTCTGAAacatgtagagagagagagagagagagatgttacgtTACTGGTGCACTTCCGTTCTAAACAATCGAATCTTTAACTATCTGTTGGTGCAACAACACCTTCTAGTTTAAACATTTCTCATGTTTAAACTGAACATGTCGCCACAGAGCTGTTTGAACACAAGGCTGCATTATATTGTCAATATACTCACAGTTTAAGACATCTGTTAGGCACAGAACACAGCAGAGTGATTATAATCTATCAGCAGACGATGAGTGAGTGCGTTTGTACCGTTCTCAGAGCCGTTGAGCTCCGCGCCGTGCATTCGGAAGACGTATCTCATGGTCTCCAAGTTTTCATAGACGATGAGAATTTCAACGGCCCCCATTTCCATCGCTTTCAGCGTGTCTTCAACTCCAAAACAGTACTTCCCCGTGTCCTGACTGATCTCGTCAAAATATCGCCCTGAGAGAAACAAGACCAGGATTACGTTTAGTGGCTCTTAATCCAGTTTTTTAAGGCCatttaaagttgacaaaaatataaatgtttagcaGATCTTTCTCtctaaaaaataaaccaaaaatcttGATGACCCATGGCCAGTCAAATGCAATCTGGAATGATATCTTTGGGATTTTTCGCCCATTTTATCACCCACCAGGTGAAATTGTGAGCAAGCACCACTAGCACCATGGGCctaatttaaaaatgatttccATATGCGGTTTTATTACAGATTATACCAAATGAAATGATACACAATTGTGTCACTGTGAGAATCAGTATTTACCTATTAATTTCTTCTCCTGTATGAATTTGACATTGGACAGGACCTCAGCGGAGAGCTCGATGGCTTGATTAAAGCCGTTTTCACCCCCGTAAGAGATGTCCACCAGTTTCAATACTTTCGCCTGTAACCTCTGCAAACAATCAGAGACAAAGATACTGATGTTACTGCGATCATTAGTAGGACTTTTCAAGAAGCATTATGGGAagcagaggtcgaccgatagtggattttgctgacagcgataactaaggtgatggaaaaggctgataaccaatcAGTTGATAGCTTTTATAAATGAGCTTTTCTTACTATGAATGAAAGATtttgtgcataacatgggacATTTAACAATTAAACAAGCCCACAAttcaccagggactcttattttgaaatgatggagatttggctctgttacaatgctctatatttatgcatttaccaaattaagctttttaaagGCAATATATTCACCTAATTAAGGattttgtgtataaatacatacatacacatatatacattaaatcatatgaataaatatatgaaaatcccaggagatcagcagttacagaaatactcaaaccagcccatctggcaccaacaatcatccatgtgattatctactcagccaatcatgcggcagcagtgcagtgcataaaatcatgcatatatgggtcaggagcttcagttaatgttcacatcaaccatcagaatggtgaaaaaatgtgatctcagtgatttggtctgtggcatgattgttggtgccagacgggctggtttgagtatttctgtataaaTCTTATGGGTCATAGTTCTGAAACATTTCTGCTTTTGCAGACAGTGATGTTGTTGTGATGTTTTGTAAGGTACTTTCAGCCCTGCGTCTTGAACGTATGTGTCCCAGgacatttttttaaccatcaaAAGGCCTTCCTCTTGCCAACCATTTGCCAAATGTTTGCAAACGGCAAAGCAGTCTGGAAAAGCCATAGTTCTGCGTGGTGACATGAGAGCTGATTCACCAGGTTTGTGTTACTTTAGATTgatattttgcatttaattgttcaAACTTGAAGCTAATATTCATGCCGTCTATAATAGACACTGATATGAAAAATTGAGTgattgcaaaatgtaattttagcaAAAACTAGAGGCTGGTACAGAGAAGGGGTGTGCAATATGTATCGTCTACGATAATATCTTAATTGTTGTTTTAACGGTGTTTGAGCTGACATTATCGAGTATGTCACTTACTTTGCAAAAACCAATCAAAAACACGCCTTGAGAGTCGTAGGTGTGCATGGTCACGCACCACAAGTTAAGCTAGTGAGCTTCTGCAAAAAAGTGAATATCCTATTAACAAGAGCGAGCTAGTACAACATAAGActtttacaaacacatttttgaagtATGCAAAATATCATCTACTTATCGTTCTCGACAAAATCCCAGAAAATATCGAGATATCATTTTTGGTCAATATCGCTCACCCCTAGTACAGACAGGTGTCTTGTCACTtcttccactttttaaacttgtaCCATTAAAACCAACtcgattatttatttaattctctCCTAAAAGACATTGTGTAAAGTACGGTAGCTACAAAATGATACACTTGGACGACAACAGGTTGGTGGACATTCAGTTAGTACAGGTAAATAAAATGACCCTCTTCATATTATTGTCTGGTTTTGTTTTGTACCCTTCCACTGTCCAGCAGAAGAGACTGGATGTCCTATGGTCtttatgttttcaaacaagttttctTCTTTCAGAGTAACGAGGTAGGTGCAAGCCCTCGGACGAAGCTGGAGAGCATCAACTTCTTAGAATCCGCTGGTTTGAAGATTGGTGCAGTTGTCACCGATCGCCATCCTTCGATCCATCAGCACCGATGGATCAGTAAaatcgatatatcggtctacctctaacaGACAGTTTATTTCAACTAATAAGAGACCTTCTTAGAACTGATCAACAACTCAACAAACAATCAGATTGGTTTCTTACCGGATCGAACATGTCTGATTGGCTGAGCTCGGTTTTAAAGTCAGCGGATCCGGCGAGCACCAGTCCGGCCACGTTGACTTTATCATTGGACACATAAAGCTGCACCGCCGTTTCTGCGACCTTCCTCACGTAATTATGTCTTTTCTCCATGCGTAACCGAGCGAAACGCAGCGCAGACTGACCACCTCTTCCTGAAATAATGAATATAGATATATTAagagtcatttcattttttacattcacatttaagAACTCGATGACACTAGAGCTGGGTGATAGTAGCTATTCTAGAAATTGTTTTGCCTTCTGGTGATTTTCAAAATCTCGATATTTATGTTTTTGGCCTGAAATGGCTTTTTCAATGCGAGGCCATTTTTGCAAAGTTGATTCAGTATGTCAATTGCATGTTGACATAGTGAATCAACATATTGGCCAAATAAGAAGCactttaaaatcattgcaatattaaCAACAAGATTGCTTCATTTTAAACTACGAGCAAAATAatcacaaatatatttatttatgtaataaactgcattcatttaatgtgtgtgttcagtaCCGTGTTTCTTGGGCAGGTCCACAGTAAATTTGTGCAGCACTTCTCTGGTGTTGCCCTGCAAGGTGCCGAATAGAGCTCCACTACCGTCAATAACAATAAATCCAAACTTACTGTCATCCGACAACAGCGCTGTGAGAGCCTAGAGACAGCAGAAGATGATCATGGAGCATCGGTCTCATATAAAACTcaattcatttgtattttttatttcacctcagTATGGAACTTGTTGTCGCAGAGGTACAGAGAAGTGTTGATGGGCTTGAACGGCTCAAAATCAATGTTGACTTTCTTCTCTTTACCTTCATCTGTTACTATCGTGCCGCAGTACACCACCAGACCATTAGGTGGCACTGCAGGTGATGAGAGAAAGCAAAGCCACAAAAGACAAGTCTAATTGCTATCCCACTTTaaaatgcaaagacaactataagtcatTGTAGGTTAATTTCCTTGAAATCTATAAACATTGTGTCTCTCAATGGTGCTAGGAAAATTCAATAACAATAACACTGACtagaccaatggcgtgagtttggggcgggacagaaagctgttttgaaatggCGAGTCTGTTTGTGCACACGCAcactcacgcacgcactcactcgcGCACACACGCGCaggcactcactcactcacgcagGCGCGCACGCAGTCACTCACGCAGGCACCCACTCACGCAGGCACCCACTCACGCAGGCACCCACGCACTCACTCGCGCACGCACCCACTCGTGCAGGCACCCACGCGCGCACCCACTCACGCAGGCGCGCAGGCACCCACTGACGCACCCGCGCAGGCACCCACTCACGCACCCGCGCAGGCACTCACTCACGCAGGCACCCACGCACTCACTCGCGCACGCACTCACTCGCGCACGCACTCACTCGCGCACGCACGCACTcgcgcacgcacgcactcactcgcGCACGCACTCACTCGCGCACGCACTCACTCGCGCACGCACCCACGCGCGCACGTGTGCAGGCACCCACACGCGCAGGCACCCACGCGCGCACCCACTCACGCTGGTGCGCAGGCACCCACTCGCGCACCCACCCGCTCGCGCAC includes these proteins:
- the LOC127418092 gene encoding eukaryotic peptide chain release factor subunit 1-like, which produces MADDPSAADRNVEIWKIKKLIKSLEAARGNGTSMISLIIPRKDQISRVAKMLADEFGTASNIKSRVNRLSVLGAITSVQQRLKLYNKVPPNGLVVYCGTIVTDEGKEKKVNIDFEPFKPINTSLYLCDNKFHTEALTALLSDDSKFGFIVIDGSGALFGTLQGNTREVLHKFTVDLPKKHGRGGQSALRFARLRMEKRHNYVRKVAETAVQLYVSNDKVNVAGLVLAGSADFKTELSQSDMFDPRLQAKVLKLVDISYGGENGFNQAIELSAEVLSNVKFIQEKKLIGRYFDEISQDTGKYCFGVEDTLKAMEMGAVEILIVYENLETMRYVFRMHGAELNGSENEEKVIYLTPEQEKDKSHFIDKETGQEHELIESMPLLEWFANNYKKFGATLEIVTDKSQEGSQFVKGFGGIGGILRYRVDFQGMEHQEDDEEFFDLDDY